Proteins encoded by one window of Yamadazyma tenuis chromosome 2, complete sequence:
- a CDS encoding uncharacterized protein (CAZy:GH125; EggNog:ENOG503NWZ6; COG:S), whose protein sequence is MAMYVYGKRIRPERLAVLVVAAVVFTVYLYVYSLPNILPEVVDDKKSSVVSLPRRQGIDNIDQQFLEYMDSKVTKCPDYTKYSELSHEPFSKGPLKYAYMRPAPKCRTFVSSAVEYVIDDLKKKLKDEDLGRLVENCLPNTLDTAILWHVPTGEKNTAKQVPTPQTFIVTGDIHAEWLRDSARQMSAYQPFVKYDTKLQELIKGAINTQSLYLWNSPYCNAFHPPTGSGIKKGNSAIDKVHPRPDWRHVFECKYELDSLASFLTLSNEYYANSGDMSFVNDAWLQAYNQILSVLRRESSPTFNQRTGSVLPFYYTFQRDTNIGTETLPLAGTGNPVNYGTGLIRSAFRPSDDACILQFFIPANMHMLTELKTLRTQILNEKLHVDSKLDINAMIATTDTVIKNVEIGINQHGIVDHPIFGKVYAYEVDGYGSSIFMDDANIPSLLAAPDMGYIELENKVYQNTRKMLLSKNGNPYYLKGRYFSGIGGPHIGINNAWPMSLLVAMRTTNDDEEILRDLKLVMESTAGLGLIHESVQVNSRGGNAYTRSWFAWGNSEFGKTILHLAKHKPHLIFKEEYHQPYDIDKVLQEFQAQQK, encoded by the coding sequence ATGGCTATGTATGTGTATGGCAAACGCATCCGACCCGAGCGCTTGGCGGTGCTCGTGGTGGCAGCTGTGGTATTCACGGTATACTTATACGTGTACAGCCTACCAAACATTCTACCAGAGGTGGTGGATGACAAAAAATCACTGGTTGTGCTGTTACCCCGTCGTCAGGGCATTGACAATATTGaccaacaatttcttgaGTACATGGACTCTAAAGTGACCAAATGTCCCGACTATACCAAATACTCTGAGCTATCACATGAGCCTTTCTCCAAAGGACCCTTGAAGTACGCATATATGAGACCTGCTCCCAAATGTCGGACTTTTGTTTCGTCAGCTGTGGAGTACGtaattgatgatttgaagaagaaattgaaagacGAGGACTTGGGCCGGTTGGTGGAGAATTGCTTACCGAACACGTTAGATACCGCCATTTTATGGCATGTTCCCACGGGAGAGAAAAACACAGCAAAACAGGTTCCAACACCCCAAACCTTTATTGTGACAGGTGACATCCATGCCGAGTGGTTGAGAGATTCCGCTCGTCAAATGTCAGCGTACCAACCATTTGTCAAGTACGACACAAAACTACAGGAGTTGATTAAAGGTGCCATCAACACCCAGCTGTTATATCTATGGAACTCTCCGTATTGCAATGCATTCCACCCACCAACAGGGTCTGGTATTAAGAAAGGCAATTCGGCTATTGATAAGGTGCATCCTCGTCCCGATTGGAGACATGTATTTGAGTGCAAATACGAATTGGACTCGTTGGCATCGTTCTTGACGTTGTCCAATGAATACTACGCTAATTCAGGTGACATGTCTTTTGTGAACGACGCTTGGTTACAAGCATACAATCAAATCCTCTCCGTGTTGAGAAGAGAGTCGTCGCCAACTTTTAACCAGCGAACGGGCCTGGTGTTACCATTTTACTATACCTTCCAAAGAGACACCAATATTGGAACTGAAACGTTACCATTGGCAGGAACTGGAAACCCTGTTAACTATGGTACCGGACTTATCAGGTCAGCCTTCAGGCCTTCTGATGATGCCTGTATTCTCCAGTTCTTCATCCCGGCAAACATGCACATGTTAACAGAATTGAAGACATTAAGAACCCAAATTTTGAACGAGAAATTACATGTGGATTCTAAACTCGATATCAATGCGATGATTGCTACAACAGATACAGTTATCAAGAATGTCGAAATTGGTATAAATCAGCACGGGATTGTCGACCATCCGATATTCGGCAAGGTTTATGCTTATGAGGTTGATGGGTACGGAAGTTCGATATTCATGGACGATGCCAATATCCCATCGTTATTAGCTGCCCCAGATATGGGGTATATTGAACTAGAAAACAAAGTGTACCAAAACACCCGGAAAATGCTTCTTTCCAAGAACGGGAACCCATACTACTTAAAAGGAAGGTACTTTAGTGGAATTGGAGGGCCGCATATCGGTATTAACAATGCTTGGCCAATGTCTTTATTGGTAGCCATGCGTACCACCAATGACGATGAGGAGATCTTGAGAGATTTGAAGCTTGTTATGGAATCCACGGCAGGATTAGGTTTGATTCACGAGAGTGTACAAGTGAATTCCAGGGGTGGTAATGCTTATACACGAAGTTGGTTTGCCTGGGGCAATTCCGAGTTTGGAAAGACTATTTTGCATCTTGCGAAGCACAAGCCGCATTTGATATTTAAGGAAGAGTACCACCAGCCTTACGACATAGACAAGGTGTTGCAAGAGTTCCAAGCACAGCAGAAGTAA
- a CDS encoding uncharacterized protein (EggNog:ENOG503PVBH): protein MNSSVRNHRNNNNAQFMRNKVIHNRLQLTSQHFSRIEQQLIRPLFSKHHPLDKLESYDVEGLFKDEYNRHKTPQLNTKDSSNEPILARIPSSSSITTAKHSKAYGNMANSFAAHFSPRQFIPNSVTHRNIFRWYQRLLQYSPVTIFLKQKNRLLSESSTSQINFPYRNLKYQIKALSSKHGSKRSYHLTELIYYDTLSLAIRSRERGYTETKPRIKDWPSINIEHDELCNKLSSSKDIEILHKGTRFEGPESDIFEQFPVKETIGELEQTSIADVFPYDVSFNDLYILTIEAPVLGDSHEELMRILRASESEFQIFAVRLDLTQQLLLSSFKSSMKPSVQKNVDYKYDDLLEIAKNAKLHSNIDDLIQFFAEQGSTRVALNKAQDSLYLLEK, encoded by the coding sequence ATGAACTCGAGTGTTCGAAATCACCGTAATAACAACAATGCCCAATTTATGAGAAATAAGGTTATCCATAACCGACTACAATTAACGTCACAACACTTTCTGAGGATCGAACAACAACTCATACGGCCACTTTTCCTGAAGCACCATCCTTTGGACAAGCTTGAGAGCTATGACGTGGAAGgcctcttcaaagatgaaTATAACAGGCACAAAACTCCTCAATTAAATACAAAAGACAGCTCCAATGAGCCTATCCTTGCTCGAATACCGTCATCTTCGTCCATAACAACAGCCAAACATTCAAAAGCCTACGGAAATATGGCCAACTCGTTTGCTGCTCATTTTTCTCCTCGACAATTCATTCCCAACTCCGTCACCCATAGAAACATCTTCAGATGGTACCAACGACTTCTCCAATATTCGCCCGTCACCATCTTTTTGAAACAGAAAAACCGGCTACTCTCCGAACTGTCCACCAGTCAGATCAATTTTCCGTACCGAAACCTCAAGTACCAAATCAAGGCCCTCAGTAGTAAACACGGGAGTAAGAGAAGCTACCATTTAACAGAACTTATTTATTACGACACTCTTTCGCTTGCCATCAGGAGCCGGGAGCGTGGGTATACGGAAACTAAGCCTCGCATCAAAGACTGGCCATCGATTAACATTGAACACGATGAGTTGTGCAATAAACTCTCGTCTTCCAAAGACATTGAGATACTTCACAAGGGAACCCGGTTTGAAGGGCCCGAGTCCGATATCTTCGAACAGTTCCCGGTGAAGGAAACAATCGGTGAGCTAGAGCAGACTTCAATCGCAGATGTGTTCCCCTATGACGTCTCATTCAATGATTTGTATATTCTCACCATCGAGGCTCCAGTTCTCGGTGACAGCCATGAagagttgatgagaataTTGCGGGCCCTGGAATCTGAGTTCCAGATTTTTGCCGTCAGGCTTGACCTCACACAACAGCTCCTTTTACTGAGCTTCAAATCGTCTATGAAACCGTCTGTGCAAAAGAATGTAGACTACAAGTACGACGATTTGCTTGAGATCGCCAAAAATGCCAAATTGCATTCTAACATAGACGACCTCATCCAATTTTTCGCAGAACAAGGGTCGACACGGGTGGCTCTTAACAAGGCCCAAGACAGCCTCtaccttcttgaaaaataa
- the EFM7 gene encoding Protein N-terminal and lysine N-methyltransferase efm7 (COG:S; EggNog:ENOG503NY5F), whose protein sequence is MSEEEEILDLGMFEEPADFRPPAAEHHFALYERVTTKAPSTINLRLVGKSPLWGHLLWNAGKYTANYIDEHAEELVRGKRILELGAAAALPSLICGLNGASEVICTDYPDPDLIENIQYNVDHCQELSPQAVKVRGYIWGGEKAGIYGVEEKKMVLEDEKFDLIILSDLVFNHTEHLKLLQDCRDLLKRDGKVFVVFSPHRPRLLSNDLEFFKTAEQYEFKSVQNDLVIWKPMFEEDDETAEIRARVYSYFLIPQWIE, encoded by the coding sequence AtgtctgaagaagaagagatcttggacttggggATGTTCGAGGAGCCTGCGGACTTCAGACCCCCGGCCGCCGAACACCACTTTGCCTTGTATGAGCGGGTGACCACTAAAGCCCCTAGCACCATCAATTTGCGCTTGGTGGGCAAGTCTCCGCTCTGGGGCCATCTCCTCTGGAACGCAGGCAAATACACAGCAAATTACATAGATGAGCACGCAGAAGAGCTCGTCCGCGGTAAGCGGATTCTTGAGCTTGGGGCTGCCGCTGCGTTGCCGTCGTTGATTTGTGGCTTGAACGGAGCTTCAGAAGTTATCTGTACAGACTATCCAGATCctgatttgattgaaaataTTCAGTACAACGTCGACCACTGTCAAGAATTAAGTCCACAGGCTGTCAAAGTCAGGGGGTACATCTGGGGAGGTGAAAAGGCTGGGATATATGGAgtggaagagaagaagatggttTTGGAGGATGAAAAATTCGACTTGATCATTCTTCTGGACTTGGTGTTCAATCATACGGAAcacttgaagttgttacAGGATTGTCGGGATTTACTTAAAAGAGACGGgaaggtgtttgtggttttcAGCCCTCACCGGCCCCGCCTTTTGTCAAACGACCTAgagtttttcaagactGCCGAGCAGTATGAGTTTAAGAGCGTGCAAAatgacttggtgatatGGAAGCCGATGTTTGAAGAGGACGATGAAACTGCCGAAATCAGAGCTCGAGTGTACTCATACTTTTTAATTCCTCAATGGATTGAATAA
- the rps30a gene encoding 40S ribosomal protein S30 (COG:J; EggNog:ENOG503P6SS) produces the protein MGKVHGSLARAGKVKSQTPKVEKQEKAKKPKGRAYKRLLYTRRFVNVTLTNGKRRMNPGPSSQ, from the exons ATG GGAAAAGTTCACGGTTCTTTAGCTCGTGCTGGTAAAGTCAAGTCTCAAACTCCAAAGGTTGAAAAACAGgaaaaggccaagaagCCAAAGGGTAGAGCTTACAAGCGTTTGTTGTACACCAGAAGATTCGTTAACGTCACCTTGACTAATGGTAAGAGAAGAATGAACCCAGGTCCATCCAGCCAATAA